The window TAGTCTCATATAGTTTTTGGGCAAATGGCCCGATTTGTTCCCTGTCTGTTACAATGGTTTTGCCGTTGTGATGGATGGAACCTACCGGCGAAATAACGGCTGCTGTTCCGGTACCAAAGATTTCTTCCAGCTTGTTGTTGTGATCTGCTTCAAAAATTTCATTGATGGTAATGCGGCGCTGATGCACGGGGATATCCCATTGTGAGGCCAACCGGATGACGGAGTCACGCGTAATTCCGCCCAAAATCGATCCATCGAGCGGAGGAGTGTGTAATTCTCCGTCAATTTTGAAGAAGATATTCATCGTCCCCACTTCTTCGATGTACTTATGTTCGTGGGCATCAAGCCAGAGTATTTGGGTAAACCCTTTTTCTTTGGCTTTCTGGGCGGGGAGGAGAGTGGGACCATAATTACAGGCCGTTTTTACATAGCCGGAACCGCCTTCAGTCGCACGGATATATTCATCAGTTGTAGTTAGATTTACGGGATCAAATCCCTCATCGTAATAGGCCCCCACGGGCGATGTGATGACAAGCAACTGATATGTTTTGGCCGGCTTAACACCCAAGCTGGCGTCGGTGGCAAAAATGATAGGCCGAATGTAGAGGGCGTTGCCATATTTTTCAGGTACCCATTTTCGGTCGATGGTAATTAGTTTTTTAAGTGCCCGGGAGAGCAGTTCTGTATCCAGTTGAGGAATGCACATCCGGGAACAGGAATTATTAAGGCGATTTAAATGATCGTGCAGCCTGAATATTTTGACCTCTCCATTTTGCCCACGAAATGCTTTCATCCCTTCAAAAACAGTTTGTCCATAGTGGATGGTGGCCGTGGCCGGAGAAAGTGATAGCTCACGGAACGGCTCGATCAACGGTTGCTGCCACTGGTTGTTTTTGTAGGTTATATTCAGCATGTGATCGGCAAAAACATTTCCAAAGCCGGGGTTATCCAAATCTACCGACTGAATACGGCTTTCCGTTTGGTGTTCTATTTTGATTGGGGAAGAGTCCTGATTTTTTGATTTTTGGGGAATAGTTGATTGATTCATAAGAGGTTACCCGGTTGCATATAAGGATTTAAATGTTTTAAAACCGCACTTCCCATATCAGTAGTATCAGCCAGATATTCTTTTGATGGTTTTGATGAAATATCGCCTGTTCTGAATCCGTCGTTGAGTGTAGCTTCTATAGCTGCTTCGATTTCGCGTGCTGCTTCGGGCATCCCCAGCGAATACCGGCACATCAGGGCAACTGATGCAATAGCTGCCAGCGGATTGGCTTTATTTTGTCCTGCAATATCAGGTGCCGAACCATGAACAGGTTCATACATAGCAAATTCTTCACCAAGACTGGCCGAAGGCAGCATGCCGATAGAGCCGGTGATCATTGAAGCCTCATCACTTAAAATATCCCCAAACATATTGCCCGTTAGAATGACATCGAACTGTTTGGGATTGCGGACGAGCTGCATCGCGCAATTATCAACCAGCATGTGTTGTAGTTCAATCTCGGGCCACTGTTTGGCTGATTCCTGCACTGTCTTACGCCACAACCGGGAGGAGTCTAACACATTGGCCTTGTCAACAGAAGTTATTTTCCTGTCTCGTTTTGCAGCTGTTTCAAAAGCGGTATGAGCCACGCGTTCAATTTCTTCCGTTGTGTACGACAGGGTATCTACACCACGTTCTCCCTGTTCAGTTTGTTCGATAAATCGTGGTCTCCCAAAGTAAATTCCCCCGGTAAGTTCACGGACAATCATGATATCCACCCCGCTGACGATTTCTTGTTTTAAAGGGGAGCTTTTCAGTAATGATTTATAGGTTGTTATGGGGCGGAGGTTGGCAAAAAGATCAAGCTCTTTACGAAGTTGCAACAGAGCCGCTTCGGGTCGTTTGTCTTTTGGCTGATCATTCCACTTGCCCCCCCCCACTGCGCCCAGCAATATGGCTGAACTTTTTCTACAGGCTGTAAGGGCTTCTTCGGTAAGAGGACGTCCATAACGATCAATGCTGGCGCCTCCTACCGGAAAGCTTCGAATGCTTAGTTTTTTGTCGTGCCGCTTGCAGACCGTCTGCAGTATTTTAATAGCTTCTTTGGTTACTTCCGGTCCAATACCATCGCCCGGCAATACAACAATTTCTTTAGTTTTTGACATCAATCATTCCCTCTTTTCGTGCAAATTCAAAAATTCCACCAGCGTTTACAATATTGGCGACACTGCCCAGCGGACGAATTTCGTAGCTGGTATCCTGGGTGATATTTGTTACAGTCTGTTTTTCTGGATGTATTTCAATTTTGTCACCGGTTTTTACTTCTTGGCTGAGATCCTGCAGGCTTTCATAGGGAATAACAAATCCACCATCTACCGAATTACGGTAAAAAATACGTGCAAAGGTTGGTGCTATAATGGCCTCAATACCGGCAATATCGAGCGAAGCCGGAGCGTGTTCGCGGGAAGAGCCGCATCCAAAATTGGGTCCGCCCACGATGATAGAAAATTCACTTTCGAACTGATCCTCATCCACCAATGGGATGTTTCCCTGTGGAAGCCCCGATTGTTCATCGGGAACCCCGGAAAGGGCATGCCGTCCGTAAAATTTTCGTTCCTCGGGATCATCAAGGCTGTAAACCAAGTGCTCAGCCGGAATAATTTGGTCGGTATCAATGTTTTTGCCGAGCACAAATGCTTTTCCTTTTATAGTTTGATGTTGTTTTGACATAGCTATCTAATAGGTAATGGGTTATTAAATAATAGTTTCGTGAATAAAAACGCGCGGATCGGTAACCTTACCGGTTATGGCAGAGGCGGCTACCGTGTAGGGAGAGGCTAAATAGACTTTCGATTCTTTAGATCCCATACGTCCCGGGTAATTTCGGTTTGTAGTAGAAATACATACCTCCTGATTGTTGAGCCGCCCGAAAGTGTCGGAGGGACCGCCAAGACATGCCGCACAAGAAGCCTGCCCAATTTTACAACCGGCTTCTCTGAAGATATCGATCAGCGGTTTCCCGTTTAGGGTTTCGGTTTCAAGTCCATCGGCTATTTCAGTCGTAGCGGGCACGATATAGGTGTCAATTTTAAGATTATTGCCAGCAATAATTTCTGCCGCCGCTTTAAAATCTGACAGCTTACCCCCTGTGCAGGAACCGATGTATGCCCGGTCCAGAGTTGTACCTTCGAGATCGATAACCCTGGCCTTGTTATCGGGACTGTGTGGCTTGGCAATCATTGGAACCATCTCCTCCAAATTGTATTGATATTTGGAGTGATAGTTGGCATCGGGATCGCTATACACTGGTTCAAAAGGTTTGTCAGTGCGCTGTTTAACGTATGCTTCTGTAGTAGCATCGGGTTCCACAACGCCATTTTTACCGCCTGCCTCAATTACCATGTTAGTGAGGGTCATACGGTCTTCCATTGTCATACAGCTGATTCCCGGTCCCCCGAATTCCATCGTGCGGTAGGTGGCTCCATCAACACCTATATCGCCAATAATTTGCAGGATGATATCTTTGGCCATCAAATAAGGGGGCATTGACGTGCCATGAAAATCAAACCGCATGGTCTCAGGTACCTTTACCCAAAGCTGACCGGTGCCCATAATAAAGGCTGCATCGGTATTGCCAATGCCCGTTGCAAATTGCCCGAACGCCCCTGCGGTGCAGGTATGAGAATCGGTGCCAAACAGTACTTCGCCGGGACGCGTAAATCCCTCTTCGGGAAGTGCGATATGACACACGCCTTTGTAATCTTCGGATCCCACATCGTAAAAATAGGGCAGATCCTGATCGGCGGCAAAGGCCCTCAAAATATCAACATTGCGATTGGCGTATTTATCTTCAGTAAAAATATAGTGGTCTGGAATGATGACGAGCTTTTCCTTATCCCAAACCCGGGCATCTTCCCCAAATTGATCTCTGAAGATAGAAATGGAAGGAGGACCGCAGACGTCGTGTGTCATCAGTACATCCACATTCACCCATACGCTTTCGCCGGGTTCCACAGATGCGGCATCGCTGTGATTTGCTAAAATTTTTTCTGTAAGAGTCATTCCCATAATTCAAATAGTTTAATCTTAAGTTTGTTAATAATTTTCATTCAGTTTTATGATTATCCGGTCATAGCACTGTCGGCTGGTATATTTTGTGAAGGCAATGCTTGGCTGATAAGATTTAGCAGGTCGTTTTCACTGATTTTCTTTTTCTGGTCAGCAAGATCAGTAAATTTTATGTATACTTGATTTAATTCATCTTTGGCAAGGGAATATCCCATCTTTTGCAGTTTCTCATCCAGTGCAAAACGTCCCGAATGTTTTCCAAGCACAATTTTGTTGCTTTCAAGTCCTACTGATTTGGGGGTCATTATCTCGTAGGTCATGGGATTGTTAAGTACCCCGTGCTGGTGAATGCCCGCCTCGTGAGCAAAGGCGTTGTCACCCACAATAGCCTTGTTTGGCTGCACTTTATGACCTGTAATTTCTGATAATAATCTGCTGGAGGGGACAAGCTGCTCGGTAGCAATACTCGTACTCATTTCTTTTTGGCGGGTAGCAATAGCCATCACAATTTCTTCGAGTGAGGCGTTGCCGGCACGTTCTCCAATGCCGTTGATAGTGCATTCAATTTGCTGTGCACCATTTTTTAAAGCCATAAGCGAATTGGCAACGCCCACACCAAGATCATTATGACAGTGGACGCTAAGTGTGGCTTGATCAATATTGGGGACTTTCTCTCGAATGTTTTTGATTAACTGACCAAATTCCCACGGCATGGCATAGCCCACCGTATCAGGTACATTGATGACATCAGCCCCAGCGTTGATAACCGCTTCAAATATTTCGTACAAAAATTCGGGATCACTTCGGGAGGCATCCTCAGCCGAAAACTCAACTTCATCACAGTATTGTTTAGACTGCTCAACAGCTTGCACGGCCGATTCCAGCACCTCTTCACGATCCTTTTTTAGCTTGTATTTCATGTGAATGTCGGAAGTAGCAATAAAGGTGTGGATGCGCGGTTTAGTAGCCGATTTCAGGGAGGCCGCCGCCCGTTCGATGTCTTTTTTAGTAGTACGGCAAAGTGCCGCAACTGTGCTTTGGGTAATCTTCTTGCTTATTTCACGGACGGTATTAAAGTCGCCTTCTGAGGCAATAGGGAAGCCGGCCTCGATAACGTCAACTTGCATGCGTTCAAGCTGAAGGGCAAGCTTCAATTTCTCCTCTTGATTCATGCTGAATCCGGGAGATTGTTCGCCGTCACGAAGGGTTGTATCGAAAATTTTAATGGGTGTACTCATAATAGTGATCAGGTGGATTTTTAATCAATGTTTGCACAATAATTTTTTGGTGATCTTGGAGTAGGTATGATAGATTTATGGCAGTCAGCAGACTGCGTAGCAGAGGTCTTAGTAATAGATTTAGCAAAGTCATGTTATATAGCTTTTTGATTATGTGTTTGATATTGTTGTGCTAAATAGTAGTTAAAACTGTCTGAAAGGGCTTCCCAGCTGGCATCAATAATATTTCTGGAGACACCAATAGTGGTCCATGAATCTCCGGGATGAGCCGAGTCGATAAGTACCCGCACCTGCGCGTCGGTTCCATCTTTTTTATTGAGAACCCGAACTTTGTAATCCTGTAGGTGCATGTCCGAAATTTCGGGATAGAAACGATGCACCGCTTTGCGAAGTGCTTTGTCGAGGGCATGCACGGGTCCACTTCCTTCTGCAGCACAGTGTTCCATTTGCCCATTTACGGAAAGCCGAATAGTAGCCTCGGTCCGTGAAGTGCCGGTGATGTTCTTTTCTACAATAATCCGAAAGCCCTCGAGCGAGAAAAATTCCTCATATTGATCCTTCATCTTTTTAACGAGCAGTTCAAATGAAGCCTCAGCGGCCTCAAACTGATAGCCATTATTTTCCATCTCCTTAAGCTTATTTACAACGGCCGAAAGTTCCTCGCTGTCGTTATTGATGTCGATGTCCAGCTGCTCAGATTTAAAACGGATATTACTTTTGCCCGACAAATCAGAAACAAGAACACGTCGCCTGTTGCCCACTTTTTCGGGGACGACATGTTCGTAGGTTTCTTCATTTTTCATCACTGCGCTCACGTGGATGCCGCCTTTGTGAGCAAAAGCGCTTTTACCCACGTAGGGCTGTCGGTCGTTGGGATTTAGATTCGCAACTTCGCTCACAAAATGAGAGAGTCCTGAAATATGACCCATATTATCTTCGGGCACACAGTGATAGTTTTGCTTAAGCTGCAGGTTGGGAATAATCGAACAGAGGTTGGCATTGCCGCATCGCTCCCCATAACCGTTGATGGTGCCCTGAACGTGGGTACATCCGGCACTCACAGCTGCTATAGAATTGGCAACACCGAGCTCGCAGTCGTTGTGAGCGTGAATCCCAATTTCTGTATCTATATGTTTTTGAACCTCTGTAATAATTTGGCTGATTTCCGTCGGAAGCGTACCGCCGTTGGTATCGCAGAGCACAAGCGTATCAGCACCAGCCGTTTCGGCGGCCTTTATGGTATCCAAGGCGTAATTGGGATGGACTTTATAGCCATCGAAAAAGTGTTCGGCATCGTAAATTACTTCTTTGTGATGCTCTTTGAGATAGTGCACCGAGTCATAGATGATTCGGATGTTTTCGTCCGCCGTAGTTTGCAGTGCTTCTTTTACATGAAGCAACCAGCTTTTGCCAAAGATCGAAACGGTTGGCGTTTGTGCTTCAATAAGTTTCTGGATATTGGGATCCTTGGCGGGATCAGATTCGGTCCGGCAGGTACTGCCAAATGCCACAATGCGAGCGTGATCAAAAGTGTGTTTGCGGGCCAAGGCAAAGAACTCCATATCCTTGGGATTGGAGCCCGGCCAGCCGCCTTCGATGTAGTCGATGCCAAAGTTGTCGATCTGCTTGGCGATGCGCAGCTTGTCGTAAGCTGAAAATGCTACCTTTTCGCCCTGCGTACCGTCCCGGAGCGTAGTATCAAATGTGTGGATTTTCTGATCCATTATTCTGCGGCCTCGTCAACTTCACTTTCCTCTTCCAATATTCCTTCCATCATAGAGCGGAGCTGTTTCCCCACCTTTTCAATCTGATGGTCGCCTAACTGTGATCGCAATTCCTTGAGTTTAGGAATTCCATCTTCATTCTCCTTGATCCAATCGTTAGCAAAAGCCCCGTTTTGTACCCGCTTAAGCACCTCTTTCATCCGCTCCTTGTTGACTTCATCAACGACCTCTGCACCACGGGTAAGTCCGCCGTATTCCGCGGTATCACTTACGGAGTAATACATGCGTTCAATGCCGCCTTCGTACATTAGGTCCACAATAAGCTTGAGCTCGTGCAGACATTCGAAGTAGGCAATTTCGGGTTGATATCCGGCTTCGGTAAGTACTTCAAAGCCTTGTTTTACGAGTTCGGAAACCCCTCCGCAAAGTATGGCCTGTTCGCCAAAAAGATCAGTTTCAGTCTCTTCTTTAAAAGTGGTTTCCAAGACGCCGGCCCGAGTGCCTCCGATAGCTTTGGCATAGGCCAGGGCGGTACCTTTGGCGGTTCCTGTATAGTCTTGATCCACGGCAATAAGGCAGGGAGTCCCCGATCCTTTTTTGTAAACTCTGCGCACCAGGTGTCCCGGACTTTTTGGGGCAATCATAAATACATCCACATTGGTGTCAGGCTGTATCTGATCAAAGTGGATGTTAAAGCCGTGGGCAAATGCAAGGGCATTACCATCCGAAAGATTCGGTTTTATTTCTTGCTCATACACGTCTGCCTGATATTGATCGGGGATGAGCACCATTACAATATCACCTTTCTGTGCCGCTTCGGCAGTAGAGTAAACTTTGAGTCCTTCATTTTTGGCTTTGGCACGCGATGAGCTATCCTCGCGAAGACCAACGACTACATTTACGCCACTGTCTTTGAGGTTTAGTGCATGGGCATGACCCTGACTTCCATATCCAAGGATGGCTACCGTTTTGTCGTGTAAAAATTTAAGATCTGCATCTGCGTTATAGTATGTTTTTGCTTCCATAATAAAATGTTGATTAACTATTTGTTGTTAAACTGATCCTTCGAATTCTCTTTTAAGTGCTACCGTACCTGTCCGTGCTAATTCAATAATGCCGAATGGACGTACCATACCGATAAAAGCATTGACCTTGTCGCGATTACCGGTAATTTCTATTGCCAGGTTATCCGGACTGATATCAATAATTTTGGCGCGAAAAATATCGGTAATCTGCATAATTTCGGATCGTGCCGATCGCTGTGCCTTAACTTTTACTAACGCCATTTCACGTTCTACAAAGCTTTGATGAGTGAGGTCGGAAACCGTTACCACATCGATAATTTTATGCAGCTGTTTGGTGATCTGCTCGATAATCTGTTCATCACCATGAGTTGTTATGGTGATTCGTGCCAACCCCGTTTCTTTTCCCGATCCGAAACTGATACTGTCAATTTCAAATCCCTTGCTGCTGAAAATTCCGATAATGCGAGAAAGGGCATTGAGGTTATATTTTACGACCACCGAAAGGGTGTGTTTTGTTTGGTTTGTTGCTGTACCGTTCTGTGTTGAACTCATTCCTTATCCCCCAAAACCATTTCATTTAATGCTGCTCCCGAGGGTACCATGGGATAGCAATTTTCGTATTCGTCAACCCGGAAATCCATCACAACCGGGCGGTCGTCAATTGTCATGGCTTCTGCGAGCACCTGTTCCATCTCGTTTTTACTGGAAGCTCTAAATCCAGCTGCACCGTAGCTTTCAGCAAGCTTTACGAAATCGGGATTTCCTTTTTTGAGGATAGAGTGACTGTATCGCTCATCATAGAATAGTTCTTGCCACTGTCGTACCATGCCGAGGCATTCGTTATTCATGATGGCAATCTTGAGTGGTACCTCGTATTCCACAGCTGTTGCCAGCTCATAGGCCGTCATTTGAAATCCGCCGTCACCAGTGATGCATACCACCGGACGATCGGGACAGCCAAAATGAGCTCCCAGGGCAGCAGGAAAGCCATAGCCCATAGTGCCTAATCCACCCGATGAAAGAAAGGAGCGGGGATAATCGTAGGTATAATGCTGCGCCGCCCACATTTGATGTTGTCCCACATCGGTTACCACAATGGCCTTTCCGTTGGTGATATCAGAGATCGATTCCATCATCTGTTGCGGTTTAATCTTGTGGTCTTCTTCGGGTACTTCCAGCGGATGCTCCTCTTTCCACTTGTTGATGGTGTCCCACCAATCATTGGTATCTGGTTGTTCAGTATGTTTGTCAATTTCTGGTAAAACGTGTTTTACATCACCGACAATAGGCACGTCCACTTCTACATTTTTCCCGATGTTTGTAGGATCAATATCAATGTGGATTTTCTTTGAATGAGGTGAAAATCCCTCCAGGTCGCCGGTAACGCGATCATCAAACCGGGCCCCAACAGCGACCAGAACATCGCATTCAGTCGTGGCCATATTGGCGTAATAGGTGCCGTGCATTCCCAGCATTCCAAGCGATTGCGGTTTGCTTTCGGGAAAGCCACCTAATCCCATAAGGGTAGTAGTAACAGGGATATTATGATTTTCGGCCAGGGCAGTAAGCTCTTCCCATGCTTCTCCGAGGATGACTCCACCACCGGCATAAATGAGGGGTTTTTCGGCTTCACTGAGCAATTCAGCAGCTTTTTGAATCTGCGTAAAATGACCTTTTTTAGTAGGATTATAACTTGGGATAGATACTTTATGCAGTCCACTAAATCTTCCTTTGGCCTGAAGCATATCTTTTGGAAGATCTACTAATACCGGTCCCGGGCGTCCGCTCGTGGCTACATGAAAGGCTTCACGAACGGTCTGTTCCAGCTCATCTACATCCTTAACTAAGTAATTATTCTTGGTGATAGGGCGTGTTATGCCAACAATATCAGCTTCCTGGAAAGCATCATTACCGATCATTTCTTTTGGTACCTGTCCGGTAAAAACAACAAGCGGTATCGAGTCCATTGCTGCTGTTGCAATGCCCGTTACGGTATTTGTACCGCCCGGACCTGATGTTGCCATTACTACGCCTGGTTTTCCAGTGGCACGGGCATATCCATCTGCGGCATGTGATCCGGCCTGTTCGTGTCTTATTAAAACATGGTTGATATCATTATTATCAAACAGTTCGTCATAAAGGGGCAAGACGGCACCGCCTGGATAGCCGAATATAGTATCAACATCGAGGTTTTCCAGTGTTTTGATGAGAATACCTGCTCCGTTTAAAACGGGGGATTCCTTTTCTTGGACCGATTTCTCTTTGTTTTTGTTGGATGTATGTGCTTTTGCAGATTCCATGTGACCTCGCAGATATACTTTTCCTGCCAGAGGTCAGAAGAAAGATGAAATGTGATCAGGAATTCAGTTTCTAACCTCTGGCTGTTATGGTTAGCTAATAATTAGGATTAGGTTAATAATGCCAGAAATTAGAATAGATAGAATAATTAGTAGGTTTAGTAGACCTATTACAGTCTCTATACTAATTATTTCTACTACAGAAGAGATAGAAACAGCTAAAGAAATGAAGGGAGAGAGCAAAGAAAGTACAAGCAACATAGTAATACCATCAGCATCAAACAGATCGGAAAGTGCCCCCGATTGTTTGCCTAATGAGTTGATATGTATTGCTTGTGAATTCAATTTTAGCTATTTCTTTCAATTAAGAATCATCATTATAGCTAACGGATATTCCCTTGTCAAATTTAATTTTGATTGCAGGTGATTTATATTATTCTCTTGAATAATCTTTGGATTATTGTAGCTTTTTGTCTTTTTGTATAAGGAATATTTTAGCCGTTTAGCAGTATCTGATCATAAAATGCAAATTGCATAAAAACGCCGTATATGTCTAATAAGATCAATAAATACAGTTCAAGACTTACAGAAAAAGAATCACAGGTTGGCTCTCAGGCAATGCTATATGGCGCCGGTCTTACTGATGAAGATATGGAGAAGGC of the Fodinibius sp. Rm-B-1B1-1 genome contains:
- the leuB gene encoding 3-isopropylmalate dehydrogenase; protein product: MSKTKEIVVLPGDGIGPEVTKEAIKILQTVCKRHDKKLSIRSFPVGGASIDRYGRPLTEEALTACRKSSAILLGAVGGGKWNDQPKDKRPEAALLQLRKELDLFANLRPITTYKSLLKSSPLKQEIVSGVDIMIVRELTGGIYFGRPRFIEQTEQGERGVDTLSYTTEEIERVAHTAFETAAKRDRKITSVDKANVLDSSRLWRKTVQESAKQWPEIELQHMLVDNCAMQLVRNPKQFDVILTGNMFGDILSDEASMITGSIGMLPSASLGEEFAMYEPVHGSAPDIAGQNKANPLAAIASVALMCRYSLGMPEAAREIEAAIEATLNDGFRTGDISSKPSKEYLADTTDMGSAVLKHLNPYMQPGNLL
- a CDS encoding branched-chain amino acid aminotransferase, translating into MNQSTIPQKSKNQDSSPIKIEHQTESRIQSVDLDNPGFGNVFADHMLNITYKNNQWQQPLIEPFRELSLSPATATIHYGQTVFEGMKAFRGQNGEVKIFRLHDHLNRLNNSCSRMCIPQLDTELLSRALKKLITIDRKWVPEKYGNALYIRPIIFATDASLGVKPAKTYQLLVITSPVGAYYDEGFDPVNLTTTDEYIRATEGGSGYVKTACNYGPTLLPAQKAKEKGFTQILWLDAHEHKYIEEVGTMNIFFKIDGELHTPPLDGSILGGITRDSVIRLASQWDIPVHQRRITINEIFEADHNNKLEEIFGTGTAAVISPVGSIHHNGKTIVTDREQIGPFAQKLYETITGIQYSTLEDTNQWMSSID
- the ilvC gene encoding ketol-acid reductoisomerase; its protein translation is MEAKTYYNADADLKFLHDKTVAILGYGSQGHAHALNLKDSGVNVVVGLREDSSSRAKAKNEGLKVYSTAEAAQKGDIVMVLIPDQYQADVYEQEIKPNLSDGNALAFAHGFNIHFDQIQPDTNVDVFMIAPKSPGHLVRRVYKKGSGTPCLIAVDQDYTGTAKGTALAYAKAIGGTRAGVLETTFKEETETDLFGEQAILCGGVSELVKQGFEVLTEAGYQPEIAYFECLHELKLIVDLMYEGGIERMYYSVSDTAEYGGLTRGAEVVDEVNKERMKEVLKRVQNGAFANDWIKENEDGIPKLKELRSQLGDHQIEKVGKQLRSMMEGILEEESEVDEAAE
- a CDS encoding 3-isopropylmalate dehydratase large subunit; this translates as MGMTLTEKILANHSDAASVEPGESVWVNVDVLMTHDVCGPPSISIFRDQFGEDARVWDKEKLVIIPDHYIFTEDKYANRNVDILRAFAADQDLPYFYDVGSEDYKGVCHIALPEEGFTRPGEVLFGTDSHTCTAGAFGQFATGIGNTDAAFIMGTGQLWVKVPETMRFDFHGTSMPPYLMAKDIILQIIGDIGVDGATYRTMEFGGPGISCMTMEDRMTLTNMVIEAGGKNGVVEPDATTEAYVKQRTDKPFEPVYSDPDANYHSKYQYNLEEMVPMIAKPHSPDNKARVIDLEGTTLDRAYIGSCTGGKLSDFKAAAEIIAGNNLKIDTYIVPATTEIADGLETETLNGKPLIDIFREAGCKIGQASCAACLGGPSDTFGRLNNQEVCISTTNRNYPGRMGSKESKVYLASPYTVAASAITGKVTDPRVFIHETII
- the cimA gene encoding citramalate synthase; protein product: MDQKIHTFDTTLRDGTQGEKVAFSAYDKLRIAKQIDNFGIDYIEGGWPGSNPKDMEFFALARKHTFDHARIVAFGSTCRTESDPAKDPNIQKLIEAQTPTVSIFGKSWLLHVKEALQTTADENIRIIYDSVHYLKEHHKEVIYDAEHFFDGYKVHPNYALDTIKAAETAGADTLVLCDTNGGTLPTEISQIITEVQKHIDTEIGIHAHNDCELGVANSIAAVSAGCTHVQGTINGYGERCGNANLCSIIPNLQLKQNYHCVPEDNMGHISGLSHFVSEVANLNPNDRQPYVGKSAFAHKGGIHVSAVMKNEETYEHVVPEKVGNRRRVLVSDLSGKSNIRFKSEQLDIDINNDSEELSAVVNKLKEMENNGYQFEAAEASFELLVKKMKDQYEEFFSLEGFRIIVEKNITGTSRTEATIRLSVNGQMEHCAAEGSGPVHALDKALRKAVHRFYPEISDMHLQDYKVRVLNKKDGTDAQVRVLIDSAHPGDSWTTIGVSRNIIDASWEALSDSFNYYLAQQYQTHNQKAI
- the ilvB gene encoding biosynthetic-type acetolactate synthase large subunit, encoding MESAKAHTSNKNKEKSVQEKESPVLNGAGILIKTLENLDVDTIFGYPGGAVLPLYDELFDNNDINHVLIRHEQAGSHAADGYARATGKPGVVMATSGPGGTNTVTGIATAAMDSIPLVVFTGQVPKEMIGNDAFQEADIVGITRPITKNNYLVKDVDELEQTVREAFHVATSGRPGPVLVDLPKDMLQAKGRFSGLHKVSIPSYNPTKKGHFTQIQKAAELLSEAEKPLIYAGGGVILGEAWEELTALAENHNIPVTTTLMGLGGFPESKPQSLGMLGMHGTYYANMATTECDVLVAVGARFDDRVTGDLEGFSPHSKKIHIDIDPTNIGKNVEVDVPIVGDVKHVLPEIDKHTEQPDTNDWWDTINKWKEEHPLEVPEEDHKIKPQQMMESISDITNGKAIVVTDVGQHQMWAAQHYTYDYPRSFLSSGGLGTMGYGFPAALGAHFGCPDRPVVCITGDGGFQMTAYELATAVEYEVPLKIAIMNNECLGMVRQWQELFYDERYSHSILKKGNPDFVKLAESYGAAGFRASSKNEMEQVLAEAMTIDDRPVVMDFRVDEYENCYPMVPSGAALNEMVLGDKE
- the ilvN gene encoding acetolactate synthase small subunit, giving the protein MSSTQNGTATNQTKHTLSVVVKYNLNALSRIIGIFSSKGFEIDSISFGSGKETGLARITITTHGDEQIIEQITKQLHKIIDVVTVSDLTHQSFVEREMALVKVKAQRSARSEIMQITDIFRAKIIDISPDNLAIEITGNRDKVNAFIGMVRPFGIIELARTGTVALKREFEGSV